Genomic window (Candidatus Desulfofervidus auxilii):
ACACTTTTGGCTAAATTACGAGGCTGATCTACATCTGTACCACGAAATACAGCAATATAATAGGCAAATAGCTGTAATGGAACAGTAAGTAAAATAGTTTTTAAAAAAGGATTAGAAGATGGAATATAAATTATTTCATCTGCTTTTTCTTCTACTTCTTTACAACCTTTTTCAGTAAGGGCAATAATTTTCCCTCTCCTTGAACGCACCTCTTCCATATTGCTTAAAACCTTGGTGTAAGTTTCTCCCTTTGGGGCAATGATAACTACAGGCATATTTTCATCTATAAGGGCAATAGGGCCATGTTTCATTTCACCTGCGGCATAGGCTTCAGCATGTATATAAGAAATCTCTTTTAATTTCAATGCCCCCTCCATAGCAATAGGGAAATAAATACCTCTGCCTAAGTAGAGGAAATTGTGAAAACGACCATAATAAGGAGCAAGGGCTTCAATATTATTAGCTTCTTTCAGTAAAATTTCTACTTGATGAGGTAAACATAACATATCTTTAAGATAAGATTTAACTTCTTCAGAAGTTAGACGATGAGAAAGAGCAGCAAGGTATAAACTAAGCAGATATAAAATAGATATCTGAGTAGTAAATGCCTTTGTAGATGCCACACCAATTTCTGGGCCAGCATGTGTATAAATTACATAATCACATTCTCTAGAAAGGGTGCTTCCTAATACATTACAAATACCTAAAGTTTTTACACCTTTAGCCTTTCCTTCTCTTAAAGCGGCCAAAGTATCAGCAGTTTCTCCAGACTGAGAAATTAAAATAAGAAGCATATTTTCATCAAGAATAGGCTCACGATAGCGAAATTCAGAGGCAATGTCTACTTCTACAGGTAAACGACATAATTTTTCAATCATATATTTTCCTACAAGACCAGCATGAAATGAAGTACCACAGGCAACAATCCAAATTTTTTTAATATTTTTTAATCCCTCATAATCAAGCTGAAATTCTTCAAAAAATGCCTTCCCTTTTTCTAAATCCATATGTGATCGCACTGTATCAGCAATGGCACGAGGCTGTTCAAATATCTCTTTTTGCATAAAATGTTTATATCCTGCTTTTTCAGCCATAGATGGCGACCACGGGAGTTCCATGGGTTTTAAAGGCAATTCTTTTCCAGAAAAGTCCTTTAATTCTATTCTATCTTTTTTTAAAACAGCTAACTCACCATCATTCATAAAGATAACTTTTTTTGTATAAGGCAAAAGAGCTGGTGCATCTGAAGCAAGAAAATTTTCATCTTCTCCTAATCCAATAATTAATGGGCTTTCTTGTCTAACACCAATAATTTTATCAGGTTCATTTGCACAAAGAATTGCTAAAGCAAAGGAGCCTTTAAGTCGCTTTATAGCTGTTTTTACTGCTTCTTCAAATGATATTCCTTTTTTTAAATAAAGGGAAATTAAATGAGCTATAACTTCTGTATCTGTTTGAGAAGAAAATTTAATGCCTTTTTCCTTAAGCTCTTCTTTAAGGGCAATATAATTTTCAATAATTCCATTGTGTACTACTGCTATTGAGCCAGAAACATGAGGATGAGCATTGTTTTCTGAAGGCACACCATGAGTTGCCCAACGAGTATGACCAATGCCTATTATTCCATTTATGGGTTTTTCTTTTAATAAAGATTCAAGGCTATTTAATTTTCCTTGAACTCGCCGACACAAAATTTTCCCATCAGTAATAATAGCTATGCCTGCTGAGTCATAACCTCTATATTCTAAACGTTTAAGGGCATCTAAAAGCAAAGAAGAACAGTCCCTATTACCTATATAACCAACAATGCCACACATTTTATTTCTTTCTCCTCCTTGGTTTATGCACTTGTTTTGCCCTAGCAATAGCTAAAGTATCATTTGGAACATCTTCTGTAATTACTGAGCCTGCACCAACTAATGCTCCTTTGCCAATTTTTACTGGAGCAATTAAAGCAGTGTTGCTTCCAATAAAAGCAGCATCTTCAATTGTAGTTTTATGCTTTCTTATACCATCATAATTGCAAGTGATAGTACCTGCTCCAATATTTACTCCTTTGCCAATCTCTGCATCTCCTATATAGGTAAGATGGCAAGCCTTTGAGCCTGAACCAACATAACTTTTTTTCACCTCAACAAAGTTACCAATCCTTGCCTCTTGCCCAATGTGTGTGCCTGGTCGTAAATGGGCAAATGGGCCAATTGTTGCTTTTTTTTCAATTATGCTTTCTGTTATTACACAATAAGGTTTTATTTCTACTTCATCACCTATTTCACTATCTTTAATAATCACCCCTGCCCCTAAAACACATTTTTTGCCAACTTTTGTCTTCCCTTGAAGGTAAACACCAGGATAAATCACTGTATCTTCACCAATAATTACATCTGGCTCTATATAAGTAGCCTCTGGAGCAATAATAGTAACACCATTTAACATATGTTTCTTTAAAATTTCTTCTCTTAAAATACGCATGGCTTCTGCTAACTCCATTCTTGTATTAATACCTATAATTTCATTATAAGAAACTTCTTTTGTAATAATTTTTTCTTTATTGTCGGCTGCCAAAGTGATTAAGTCCGTAAGATAATATTCCTTTTTCTTAGGATTGAGTTTTATTTGAGGTAAATATTTATTTAAGAAATCTGTTTTAAAACAATAAATTCCAGCATTAATTTCAGCTGTTTCTAATGTATTTTTTCTTTCAGTTATTTCTAACACACCTTTAACTTGCCCATTTTTATCCCTTACAATCACTCCATATTGTTCAGGGTATTTAACTTTAGCCGTTAAAAAACTTATAGCAGCGTTTTGTTCTAAATGTAACTTTATTAGTGTTTTAAGGGTAGATGAACGTAAAAATGGAACATCCCCATTTAATACCAAAACATGATCCGCATTTTGCCAAAAATCTTTAGCACACATTAAAGCATGACCTGTACCTAGTTGTTTTTCTTGAAAAATAAAATTAATATTTTCCTCAACAATTACTTCTTGAATAAGCTTTTTTTTATGCCCTATTACTACACCAATTTTAATATTATTTAATTCTTTTAGTGTATTTAATACATAAATAAGCATAGGTTTTCCTAAAAGAGTATGCAAAACCTTTGGCAAATCTGAATGCATTCGAGTACCTTGACCTGCTGCTAAAATCACTGATACAAATTTTTCTTCCATTAAAAAACCTCTTGAAAAAACTAATTAATTTTAACTTGCTAAAAATTTTGATGTCAAGCTTGATTTTTTAATAGACAAAAATGACAAAAACGAAAAAATTGACAAAAACGAAAAAATAGTTTATTTAGCAAACATGGTTAAAAGGGATAAAAATGATTTTATTACTACAGCAGAAGCAGGTAGAATTTGTGGAGTTGCACGCACTACTATCTCTAAATGGATAGATGAAGGCCTTCTTAAAGCCTTTATTACTCCTGGTGGTCACCGTAAAATAAGAAGAGGGGATTTAGAAGAATTTATTAGAAAATACGGTCTTTCTTTGGGGGTGGAAAGAAAGAAAAAGATATTGATAGTGGATGATAATCCTGATGACATTAAACTATTACGAGCAGCATTTTTAGCTGCAAGTAATGATTATGAAATACATTCAGCAGATGGTGGATTTGAAGCAATTTATAAGCTTGGAGAAGTAAAACCTGATTTAGTCATTTTAGATATTGTAATGCCTGATATGGATGGTTTTACAGTATGTCAAAAGATTAAAACGAATCCTGAAACAAAAGAAATAAAAGTAATAGCAGTAACTGCTTATCCAGACGAAGAGAAAAAACAAAAGGCATTTAATTGTGGAGTGGATGCTTTCTTCACTAAACCTCTGGATATAGAAGCTTTAATTAAAAAAATTTTAGAATTATTAAGATAAATGACAAAATTAGAGAAAACTTTTTTTATTTCTCCAGGAAATTTCTACATAAGTAATAATCCAGAAATTATTTTAGAAACTTGTTTAGGCTCATGTGTAGGTATAGCTTTATATGACGCAGTAAATAAAGTAGGAGGAATAGTCCACATTGTATTGCCAGAAGGGGATAAAAAGAAAATGTTAAATCATCCAACAAGATATGCAGTTTCAGGTATCCCTTTTCTTATTAAAGAAATGACAAAATTAGGAGCCTCAAGGTCGTTTTTAACAGCCACAATTGTAGGAGGTGCTTCTCTTTCAAAGGACACAAATATAAAGATTGGTCAGCGCAACATTGATAAAGTGCGAGAGGTTTTAGCTAAAGAGGGAATCCCCATTTTGGAAGAAGATTTAGGAGGTAGTTTTAGCAGATTATTTAGATTAAGGATTAAAGATGGAAAGGTGACTTTAACTCAAATTGGGAAAAGAATTTCTGAAACAATACCTGCTACCTCTACTAAAATAGAATTAAAAGAAATTTTAGAAAAAGTTGATCAAATTCGACCTCTATCTAAAACTGTACAGGAGGTTTTAAAAATAATAAATGCTGAACCAAATAATGTAGAGGAAGTGAAAAGAGTTGTCTTAAAAGATCAAGCTCTTACAACTAATATTTTAAAAGTTTGTAATTCAGCATATTATGGATTAAGTCAACGAGTCTCAAATCTTAGCCATGCCATAATTTTGCTAGGGTTTCAAACGGTTAAAAAAATACTTTTAGCTGTTTCTTTAAAAAGCACATTAGACCGCAAAATAGATGTATATGATTTAAAAAGAGGTGAACTTTTTAAACACGCTTTGGCTTGTGCTTTGACAGCAGAATTAATTGCTAAAGAAAAGCAATATAAAGACCCAGAGGTAGTTTTCACAGCTGCTCTGCTTCATGATTTGGGCAAAGTAGTTTTAGACCAATGTGCATTCGAACAATTTGCATTAATTATGAATAAAGTAGCAAAAGAAAAAAAGGCTTTTTGGATTGTAGAAAAAGAAATTTTAGGCTTTGACCATGCTCAAATAGGTGGATTGATAGCTCAGCGATGGAAACTTCCTCAAATTCTTGTTGAAGCAATCACACTCCATCATTCTCCAGAAAAAGCAAAATTTACACCAGAAATCGTCAGTATTGTTCATATAGCTGATGTCATATGCAGTATGCTAGGCATAGGTTGTGGAGTTGATGGTTTAAATAATCCTATTCATCCTTATGCTTTATCTTTATTAGCTTTTAATTCTTCAGAAATAGACAATATAGTTGAAAAGTTACCTGAATTTATAGAGGAAATTAAAACTTTTGAGGAAATTTGAGAATTATGAATTTTGAAAAAAAAGAACTTAAAATTATATTAAAAAAATTGAAAGAAAAAACAGGTTATGATTTTTCTCAATATCGACAAGGAACAATCAAAAGGCGTATTGCTAAAAGATTATGGACTGTTGGTGTAAAGGATATTCAAACATATATAACAATTTTAGAAAGAGATTTAAATGAATGTAAACGTCTTATTCAAGAACTAACAATAAAAGTTAGTCAATTTTTTAGAAACCCTTATGTATTTGAAATTTTAAATATCATGATTTTACCAGAAATTTTGGAAATTAAAAAAAAGCAAAAAGATTGTATGATCAGAATTTGGAGTGCAGGATGTGCTTATGGAGAAGAAGCTTATTCTATTGCCATGCTTTTAATGGAACATCTTAAACAAAAAAAGATATTTAATGATTACAAAATCTCTATTTTTGCCACTGATATTGATGAAAAGGCATTAATAAAAGCTAAACAAGGAATATATGATGAAGAAGCGGTTTTAGAAGTAAAAAAGAAGTTTTTAGATAAATATTTCATTTACAATGGTTTATATAAAGTAACAGATGAAATAAAACAATTAGTTAATTTCTATGAACATGATGTTACTTCTCAAAGACAAATCGCCCCTCCAGGAGGTGTGATTTGCAATTATGACATAATATTATGTCGCAATCTTTTAATTTATTTATCTGATCCTTTACAAAAAAGGGTAATTTCAAACTTTTCTAAATCTCTCAATCCTGGAGGGTATTTGATTTTGGGAGAATCAGAGTACATCCCTAAAGAATTTGAAGAAATATTTATCTTAAAAGATAGACATGGAAAAATTTACCAAAAGAGGTAATTAAATGAAAAAGATAAGTATACGCACTAAATTTTTGTTTATAATTC
Coding sequences:
- the glmS gene encoding glutamine--fructose-6-phosphate transaminase (isomerizing); translated protein: MCGIVGYIGNRDCSSLLLDALKRLEYRGYDSAGIAIITDGKILCRRVQGKLNSLESLLKEKPINGIIGIGHTRWATHGVPSENNAHPHVSGSIAVVHNGIIENYIALKEELKEKGIKFSSQTDTEVIAHLISLYLKKGISFEEAVKTAIKRLKGSFALAILCANEPDKIIGVRQESPLIIGLGEDENFLASDAPALLPYTKKVIFMNDGELAVLKKDRIELKDFSGKELPLKPMELPWSPSMAEKAGYKHFMQKEIFEQPRAIADTVRSHMDLEKGKAFFEEFQLDYEGLKNIKKIWIVACGTSFHAGLVGKYMIEKLCRLPVEVDIASEFRYREPILDENMLLILISQSGETADTLAALREGKAKGVKTLGICNVLGSTLSRECDYVIYTHAGPEIGVASTKAFTTQISILYLLSLYLAALSHRLTSEEVKSYLKDMLCLPHQVEILLKEANNIEALAPYYGRFHNFLYLGRGIYFPIAMEGALKLKEISYIHAEAYAAGEMKHGPIALIDENMPVVIIAPKGETYTKVLSNMEEVRSRRGKIIALTEKGCKEVEEKADEIIYIPSSNPFLKTILLTVPLQLFAYYIAVFRGTDVDQPRNLAKSVTVE
- the glmU gene encoding bifunctional UDP-N-acetylglucosamine diphosphorylase/glucosamine-1-phosphate N-acetyltransferase GlmU, which codes for MEEKFVSVILAAGQGTRMHSDLPKVLHTLLGKPMLIYVLNTLKELNNIKIGVVIGHKKKLIQEVIVEENINFIFQEKQLGTGHALMCAKDFWQNADHVLVLNGDVPFLRSSTLKTLIKLHLEQNAAISFLTAKVKYPEQYGVIVRDKNGQVKGVLEITERKNTLETAEINAGIYCFKTDFLNKYLPQIKLNPKKKEYYLTDLITLAADNKEKIITKEVSYNEIIGINTRMELAEAMRILREEILKKHMLNGVTIIAPEATYIEPDVIIGEDTVIYPGVYLQGKTKVGKKCVLGAGVIIKDSEIGDEVEIKPYCVITESIIEKKATIGPFAHLRPGTHIGQEARIGNFVEVKKSYVGSGSKACHLTYIGDAEIGKGVNIGAGTITCNYDGIRKHKTTIEDAAFIGSNTALIAPVKIGKGALVGAGSVITEDVPNDTLAIARAKQVHKPRRRKK
- a CDS encoding response regulator — translated: MVKRDKNDFITTAEAGRICGVARTTISKWIDEGLLKAFITPGGHRKIRRGDLEEFIRKYGLSLGVERKKKILIVDDNPDDIKLLRAAFLAASNDYEIHSADGGFEAIYKLGEVKPDLVILDIVMPDMDGFTVCQKIKTNPETKEIKVIAVTAYPDEEKKQKAFNCGVDAFFTKPLDIEALIKKILELLR
- a CDS encoding HDOD domain-containing protein, with product MTKLEKTFFISPGNFYISNNPEIILETCLGSCVGIALYDAVNKVGGIVHIVLPEGDKKKMLNHPTRYAVSGIPFLIKEMTKLGASRSFLTATIVGGASLSKDTNIKIGQRNIDKVREVLAKEGIPILEEDLGGSFSRLFRLRIKDGKVTLTQIGKRISETIPATSTKIELKEILEKVDQIRPLSKTVQEVLKIINAEPNNVEEVKRVVLKDQALTTNILKVCNSAYYGLSQRVSNLSHAIILLGFQTVKKILLAVSLKSTLDRKIDVYDLKRGELFKHALACALTAELIAKEKQYKDPEVVFTAALLHDLGKVVLDQCAFEQFALIMNKVAKEKKAFWIVEKEILGFDHAQIGGLIAQRWKLPQILVEAITLHHSPEKAKFTPEIVSIVHIADVICSMLGIGCGVDGLNNPIHPYALSLLAFNSSEIDNIVEKLPEFIEEIKTFEEI
- a CDS encoding protein-glutamate O-methyltransferase CheR, which codes for MNFEKKELKIILKKLKEKTGYDFSQYRQGTIKRRIAKRLWTVGVKDIQTYITILERDLNECKRLIQELTIKVSQFFRNPYVFEILNIMILPEILEIKKKQKDCMIRIWSAGCAYGEEAYSIAMLLMEHLKQKKIFNDYKISIFATDIDEKALIKAKQGIYDEEAVLEVKKKFLDKYFIYNGLYKVTDEIKQLVNFYEHDVTSQRQIAPPGGVICNYDIILCRNLLIYLSDPLQKRVISNFSKSLNPGGYLILGESEYIPKEFEEIFILKDRHGKIYQKR